From Wolbachia endosymbiont (group A) of Longitarsus flavicornis, the proteins below share one genomic window:
- the dapB gene encoding 4-hydroxy-tetrahydrodipicolinate reductase — protein MKIRIGVIGCLGRMSKKILNELITNTKVEIAGAVARSSSKYIGLDIGPIIGCSSNLGIKVTSSISGIFESSDVVIDFTTKECMLDCLKAAVKFKTPLVSGTTGIEGVDLKEYAAEVPILWSANMSVGVNVLLKLVKKAAELLGNEYDVEIWEMHHNLKKDSPSGTAMELGKTIANASRVDFQSNQYLHSGSNIRKKGGIGFAVSRGGGVIGDHSVMFVNSDERIELNHKAIDRTTFARGAVQAAVWLYENKREIPGLYSMQDVI, from the coding sequence ATGAAGATCAGAATTGGAGTAATAGGCTGCTTAGGCAGAATGAGCAAGAAAATACTCAATGAATTAATTACAAATACCAAAGTGGAAATAGCAGGTGCTGTTGCCCGTTCGAGCAGTAAGTACATAGGCTTAGATATTGGACCAATTATAGGCTGCAGTTCCAATCTAGGAATTAAAGTTACAAGTTCTATTAGTGGCATATTTGAGTCATCTGACGTTGTAATAGATTTTACAACTAAAGAATGTATGTTAGACTGCCTTAAAGCAGCTGTAAAATTTAAAACACCGCTGGTTAGTGGCACAACTGGAATAGAAGGTGTCGATTTGAAAGAATATGCTGCTGAAGTTCCAATATTATGGTCAGCAAATATGAGTGTTGGGGTTAATGTGTTGCTGAAATTGGTAAAAAAAGCTGCTGAGCTTTTAGGTAATGAATATGACGTTGAGATTTGGGAAATGCATCATAACTTAAAAAAGGACTCACCATCTGGAACAGCTATGGAACTTGGCAAAACAATTGCTAACGCTTCAAGAGTGGATTTTCAGTCCAATCAATATCTACATAGCGGTTCAAACATAAGAAAAAAGGGGGGAATAGGTTTTGCAGTATCTCGTGGAGGTGGAGTAATAGGAGATCACAGCGTGATGTTTGTTAATTCTGATGAACGGATAGAACTAAACCACAAAGCAATTGATCGCACAACGTTTGCTAGAGGAGCTGTTCAAGCAGCAGTATGGCTATACGAAAATAAAAGAGAAATTCCGGGGCTCTATTCAATGCAGGATGTGATATGA
- a CDS encoding FtsB family cell division protein has product MLISKKKQKLLCLSAALLISSLTLYFSISTITGKRGLLTLIDLKKEIEYNELLLKDVSSEKKKLDNKVFGLYEKSLDLDLLDEQAKNALGYVNPNELMVVLDVE; this is encoded by the coding sequence GTGCTTATATCTAAAAAGAAGCAAAAATTACTGTGTTTAAGCGCAGCCTTACTCATTTCTTCTCTTACATTATATTTCAGCATTAGCACAATTACAGGTAAACGTGGCTTATTGACGTTAATCGATTTAAAAAAAGAAATCGAGTACAATGAACTTTTGCTAAAGGATGTCTCTTCTGAAAAGAAAAAGTTGGACAACAAAGTATTTGGCTTGTATGAAAAAAGCTTAGATTTAGATCTGCTTGATGAGCAAGCAAAAAATGCTTTAGGTTATGTGAACCCTAATGAACTTATGGTTGTTCTTGACGTGGAATAG
- the coaE gene encoding dephospho-CoA kinase (Dephospho-CoA kinase (CoaE) performs the final step in coenzyme A biosynthesis.) gives MIIGLTGGIGVGKSFVANCFQEFGAAVFDADSVVHQLYKVDKSIISYAEKNFPGVVVNGEIDRTVLSKYFLAYDENWKQFQSLVHSAVLRELEFFIAKEKKIDRKFLVLDVPLLLETKFYLYCNLIVFVHADSVVQAQRLNERNIDKEKLNLISDVQLSIEEKRKISDFIIDTSVSKEYVFSQVKDIVDSLNLNT, from the coding sequence ATGATTATAGGTCTAACAGGCGGAATTGGGGTAGGAAAGAGCTTTGTAGCTAATTGCTTTCAAGAGTTTGGTGCTGCTGTATTTGATGCTGATTCTGTTGTACACCAACTTTATAAAGTGGATAAAAGCATAATAAGTTATGCAGAGAAAAATTTTCCTGGAGTGGTAGTAAATGGTGAAATAGATAGAACAGTACTGTCTAAATATTTCTTAGCCTACGATGAAAATTGGAAACAATTTCAATCTTTGGTTCACTCTGCTGTGCTGCGTGAATTAGAATTTTTTATTGCTAAGGAAAAAAAGATCGATAGAAAGTTCTTAGTTTTAGATGTTCCACTTCTATTAGAAACAAAATTTTATTTATATTGCAACCTTATTGTTTTTGTTCATGCAGATAGCGTTGTGCAAGCTCAAAGACTTAACGAACGCAACATAGATAAAGAAAAGCTTAATCTAATCTCCGATGTTCAGTTATCTATTGAGGAGAAAAGGAAGATAAGTGACTTTATTATCGATACCAGTGTAAGCAAAGAGTATGTTTTTTCTCAAGTAAAAGATATAGTGGATTCATTAAACCTAAACACGTAG
- the ykgO gene encoding type B 50S ribosomal protein L36 produces MKVKSSLKSHRNRDKNCKVVKRGGKIYIINKVKPRCKARQGS; encoded by the coding sequence ATGAAAGTCAAGAGTTCGCTAAAATCTCATCGTAACAGAGATAAAAATTGTAAAGTTGTGAAAAGGGGTGGTAAGATTTACATTATAAATAAGGTAAAGCCAAGGTGTAAAGCGCGTCAAGGTTCTTAG
- a CDS encoding Rpn family recombination-promoting nuclease/putative transposase, whose product MALSKFLDPRNDLCFKKIFGTEKNKNILIHFLNDILWFTEINAIQEVEFLSTIMDPEVASDKQSIVDVLCKDSIGNRFVIEMQLARDKGFEKRAQLYAAKAYSRQLDKSGNYIDLKKVFFIAISNCNLLPEEVDYISTHNIRDIKTNGHYLKDFQFIFIELPKFSKSKVEQLESTIERWCFFFKYAEETTEEDLKEIAEKAPIIKLAYDELDKFRWNEKDLVAYEERIMDLRKEEAILEYRLDLAEEKGIQKGIEKGKIEVAKAMLANNVDVNTIVKFTSLSISEIEELSGNL is encoded by the coding sequence ATGGCTCTTTCAAAATTTCTCGATCCTCGCAATGATTTGTGTTTCAAAAAAATCTTTGGAACGGAAAAAAATAAGAATATCCTTATCCACTTTTTGAACGATATTTTATGGTTTACTGAGATAAATGCAATACAAGAAGTTGAATTCTTAAGTACTATCATGGATCCAGAAGTTGCCTCTGATAAACAAAGTATCGTTGATGTTCTCTGCAAGGATTCTATTGGTAATAGGTTTGTAATTGAGATGCAGCTTGCTCGTGATAAAGGTTTTGAGAAACGTGCCCAACTGTATGCTGCTAAGGCCTACTCAAGACAATTAGATAAATCTGGAAATTACATTGATTTAAAGAAAGTCTTCTTTATTGCTATATCAAATTGTAACTTACTTCCTGAAGAAGTTGATTATATCTCTACTCATAATATACGTGATATAAAAACCAACGGCCATTACTTAAAAGATTTTCAATTTATCTTTATAGAATTGCCCAAATTTTCAAAAAGTAAAGTAGAGCAGCTAGAAAGTACAATAGAAAGGTGGTGTTTCTTTTTTAAATACGCAGAAGAAACAACAGAAGAGGACTTAAAAGAGATAGCAGAAAAAGCACCAATAATAAAGCTGGCGTATGATGAGTTAGACAAGTTTCGTTGGAACGAAAAAGATTTAGTAGCCTATGAAGAAAGGATAATGGATCTACGCAAAGAAGAAGCCATTCTTGAATACAGACTTGATCTTGCTGAAGAGAAAGGTATACAAAAAGGTATAGAGAAAGGAAAAATTGAAGTCGCAAAAGCAATGCTGGCTAATAATGTTGATGTCAATACTATTGTCAAGTTTACTAGCCTTTCTATTAGTGAGATTGAAGAATTAAGTGGAAATCTGTGA
- the infA gene encoding translation initiation factor IF-1, with protein MIKDEKSKTIFEVEGAVTALLPAAEFRVKLDNEHEIICHVSGKVRRSKIRIIIGDRVLVEMSIYDRNAKKGRIIRRLKGTSDRTISK; from the coding sequence ATGATAAAAGACGAGAAATCGAAAACAATTTTTGAAGTGGAAGGGGCAGTAACTGCTTTACTACCTGCAGCAGAATTCAGAGTGAAACTGGACAATGAACATGAGATTATCTGTCATGTATCAGGGAAAGTGAGAAGAAGTAAAATACGCATCATTATAGGGGATAGGGTGTTAGTTGAGATGAGCATTTACGATAGGAATGCGAAAAAAGGTCGGATCATTAGAAGGCTTAAAGGTACAAGTGACAGAACGATCTCTAAATAA
- a CDS encoding NAD(P)H-dependent flavin oxidoreductase — protein MKNKIKKIVISGKKVWPIIEGGKGIAISDGRSSGAFAAADAVGTFSGANAKLIDDNGELVPLIYKGKTRNEKHSELIEYSIEAGISQARIANEISKGHGRIHMNVLWEMGAAERVLHGILERAKGLVHGITCGAGMPYRLGEIAAKYQVYYYPIISSVRAFKALWKRTYKRISSYLLGGVVYEDPWLAGGHNGLSNSEDPELPQAPFERVAELRSFMNEVGLSETPIVMAGGVWHLKDWEHWFDNLQIGPIAFQFGTRPLLTKESPISAEWKKKLLTLEEGDVFLNKFSPTGFYSSAVRNNFIRELQERKLHQVNFSENASEEFNSEFAMGSRGRKIYLTAKDKELANTWTKAGYTEAMKTPDSTVIFVTPDKFKQIREDQINCMGCLSHCLFSNWKDHGDHSTGRKPDPRSFCIQKTLQNIIHDGDIENELMFSGHNVYKFKQDPFYENDYVPTVKELVERILTGY, from the coding sequence TTGAAAAATAAGATAAAAAAAATAGTAATTTCAGGAAAGAAAGTGTGGCCAATCATCGAAGGTGGTAAAGGCATTGCAATTAGTGATGGAAGATCAAGCGGAGCATTTGCTGCAGCAGATGCTGTGGGTACGTTCTCTGGTGCAAATGCTAAGCTTATTGATGATAATGGCGAGTTAGTGCCACTGATTTACAAAGGCAAAACAAGAAATGAAAAACACAGTGAATTGATAGAGTATAGTATTGAAGCTGGGATTAGTCAGGCAAGAATAGCAAATGAAATATCAAAAGGTCATGGAAGAATACACATGAATGTACTTTGGGAGATGGGAGCAGCAGAACGCGTGCTTCATGGCATATTGGAAAGAGCAAAAGGCTTAGTTCATGGTATTACCTGCGGTGCTGGTATGCCTTATAGGCTTGGAGAAATTGCAGCTAAATATCAGGTTTATTATTACCCTATTATCTCATCGGTGCGTGCTTTTAAAGCATTATGGAAGCGTACTTACAAAAGAATATCTTCCTATTTGCTTGGTGGAGTAGTGTATGAAGATCCATGGCTTGCTGGAGGGCACAATGGACTCAGTAACAGTGAAGACCCAGAGCTACCACAGGCTCCATTTGAAAGAGTTGCAGAGCTTAGATCTTTCATGAACGAGGTCGGTCTCTCAGAAACACCAATTGTTATGGCAGGAGGAGTGTGGCATTTGAAAGATTGGGAACATTGGTTTGATAATCTGCAAATTGGACCAATAGCTTTTCAGTTTGGCACTCGTCCACTTTTGACGAAAGAAAGCCCAATTTCTGCAGAGTGGAAAAAGAAGCTACTCACTTTAGAAGAAGGTGATGTATTTTTGAATAAATTCAGTCCAACAGGGTTTTATTCATCTGCGGTGAGGAATAATTTTATACGTGAGTTACAGGAACGAAAATTACATCAAGTAAATTTTTCAGAAAATGCCAGCGAGGAATTCAATAGTGAATTTGCAATGGGTAGCAGAGGTAGGAAGATCTACCTTACTGCAAAAGACAAAGAGCTGGCAAATACATGGACTAAAGCAGGGTACACAGAAGCAATGAAAACCCCAGATTCAACTGTTATTTTTGTGACGCCAGATAAATTTAAACAAATAAGAGAAGATCAAATCAATTGTATGGGATGTTTGAGCCATTGTTTGTTTAGCAATTGGAAAGATCATGGTGACCATTCAACAGGGCGAAAACCAGATCCACGGAGTTTTTGTATACAAAAGACACTGCAAAACATTATACATGACGGCGATATTGAAAATGAACTCATGTTTTCTGGGCACAATGTGTACAAATTTAAGCAAGATCCGTTTTATGAGAATGACTATGTACCGACAGTAAAAGAACTGGTAGAAAGGATATTAACTGGGTATTGA
- a CDS encoding pyruvate, water dikinase regulatory protein, giving the protein MTLKKLNLHLVSDSSGETVISVAKSALKHFRSIETIEYVWSFVKGEEQIDKILEEINRKSDEHNFVICTITDDELRKYLKDNCIKLKIPYRAILSHIIREISSYLEIEKDEKLDLHTEINNEYFQRIEAINYTINHDDGQNIQDIDKADIILVGVSRTSKSPTSTYLAYRGYKVANIPFVSGVPFYVDLAKLKNKLTIGVTIDVSRLIEIRKNRLTSINNEDNSIYANPEKVEKEIKEAEELFKQNNWPIIDVTQKSIEEVSATIIQYFNKMLSID; this is encoded by the coding sequence ATGACCCTTAAAAAGCTTAATCTACATTTAGTATCAGATTCAAGTGGTGAAACTGTTATATCAGTTGCAAAATCAGCCCTGAAACACTTTCGTTCTATAGAAACGATCGAATATGTTTGGTCTTTTGTAAAAGGAGAAGAGCAGATTGACAAAATTCTGGAGGAAATTAATAGGAAAAGTGATGAGCATAATTTTGTTATATGCACTATTACTGATGATGAGCTAAGAAAATATCTAAAAGATAACTGTATAAAGTTGAAAATTCCCTATAGAGCAATATTATCACATATTATTAGAGAAATTTCGTCTTATCTTGAAATTGAAAAAGACGAAAAGCTTGACTTGCATACTGAGATAAATAACGAATATTTTCAGCGCATTGAGGCAATAAACTACACTATTAATCATGATGATGGACAAAATATTCAAGATATTGATAAAGCAGATATAATTTTGGTTGGAGTTTCACGTACATCAAAATCTCCCACCAGTACGTATTTAGCTTACCGAGGCTATAAGGTTGCAAATATTCCTTTTGTTAGTGGGGTACCCTTTTATGTCGACTTGGCAAAATTAAAAAATAAACTAACGATAGGGGTAACAATAGACGTAAGTAGGCTAATAGAAATACGCAAAAATAGACTTACTTCAATTAACAACGAAGATAATAGTATATATGCTAATCCTGAAAAAGTAGAAAAGGAAATTAAGGAAGCAGAGGAACTATTTAAGCAGAATAACTGGCCAATTATTGATGTTACGCAAAAGTCAATTGAAGAAGTATCAGCAACAATTATACAATATTTTAATAAAATGTTATCAATTGACTAA
- the ccmC gene encoding heme ABC transporter permease CcmC, with translation MFLLKPTNFSYFSKKALPWLGVICFACFLIGMFLALFFSPEDYKQGEIVRIMYLHVPSAWLALGIYGLIASLSFISLVWNNSIASVLAHAAAPAGTIFSAICLITGSIWGKGTWGTWWVWDARLTSMLILFFLYVGYLSLWSAFDNEARAEKSAAVFAIFSAINIPIVKFSVNLWSTLHQPASILRRGGVAIEGSLLLPLIVMFMFCATFFLVVWILYSLHLINSYKIKREISMRY, from the coding sequence ATGTTTTTATTAAAGCCTACAAATTTCTCTTATTTTTCTAAGAAAGCTCTACCTTGGCTTGGGGTGATTTGTTTCGCATGTTTTTTAATTGGAATGTTTTTGGCGTTATTCTTCTCCCCAGAGGATTATAAACAAGGAGAAATTGTACGAATTATGTATCTTCATGTGCCTTCTGCATGGCTTGCTCTTGGAATATATGGATTAATTGCTTCACTCAGTTTCATTTCATTAGTGTGGAACAATAGCATTGCTAGTGTCTTGGCACATGCTGCTGCTCCTGCAGGGACAATCTTTTCTGCAATATGCTTAATCACAGGCAGCATTTGGGGAAAAGGAACCTGGGGCACTTGGTGGGTATGGGATGCAAGGCTTACTTCAATGCTGATTTTATTTTTCCTATATGTTGGCTACCTTTCATTGTGGAGCGCTTTTGATAATGAAGCGAGGGCAGAAAAATCAGCAGCAGTATTTGCCATTTTTAGTGCTATAAATATTCCTATAGTAAAATTTTCCGTAAATTTATGGTCTACTCTCCATCAGCCTGCAAGCATTTTGAGAAGAGGTGGAGTAGCAATAGAAGGTTCTTTGCTGTTGCCACTCATTGTAATGTTTATGTTTTGTGCCACATTTTTTTTAGTAGTGTGGATACTGTATTCACTTCATTTGATTAATTCGTACAAAATAAAGAGAGAAATCAGTATGCGGTATTAG
- a CDS encoding adenylosuccinate synthase, translating into MNNIVIVGLQWGDEGKGKIVDYLSENADVVVRFQGGNNAGHTIVIDDEVYKLNLLPSAVLRTGKISIIGNGVALDSHALISEIELLKVKGMDINPNNLIVSESCPLILSVHKDKEKLFEDLNGNRKIGTTNKGIGPCYEDKVGRRAIRLCDLENADELNKRVDTLLNYHNAIRKGLNYQVVKKEEILKEIQEISEKILSYKKPVWKILNDLMKEGKKIIFEGAQGTFLDIDHGTYPFVTSSNTVASQAITGSGLASNAYIIGVAKAYTTRVGNGPFPTEQKNEVGDSLFTIGKELGTVSNRRRRCGWFDAVLVRQAVQLSGVSSIVLTKLDVLDSFDTIKICTDYKYSGKMYDYLPASHSIQEELEPIYEEFPGWKENTQGKRSIEALPINLIKYIDRLEKLIGVPIHLISTSPKREDVIKLKDF; encoded by the coding sequence ATGAATAATATTGTAATTGTTGGTCTGCAATGGGGTGACGAAGGCAAGGGTAAAATAGTAGATTATCTTTCTGAGAATGCAGATGTAGTTGTGAGATTTCAGGGAGGAAATAATGCAGGGCACACTATAGTAATAGATGATGAGGTTTATAAATTAAATTTACTGCCCTCTGCTGTTTTGAGAACGGGCAAAATATCTATCATAGGAAACGGTGTTGCTCTTGATTCACATGCTCTAATCTCAGAAATAGAGTTATTGAAAGTGAAAGGGATGGATATCAATCCCAATAATTTGATAGTATCTGAAAGCTGTCCATTAATACTTAGCGTACATAAGGACAAGGAAAAGCTATTTGAAGATTTAAACGGAAATCGCAAAATTGGTACAACAAACAAAGGAATAGGGCCATGTTATGAAGATAAAGTTGGAAGGAGAGCTATACGCCTTTGTGACTTAGAAAACGCAGATGAGCTCAATAAAAGAGTGGATACTCTTTTGAATTACCACAATGCTATCAGAAAAGGCCTTAACTACCAGGTGGTTAAAAAAGAAGAAATATTAAAGGAAATTCAAGAGATTTCAGAAAAAATTCTTTCATATAAAAAACCTGTGTGGAAGATATTAAATGACTTGATGAAAGAAGGTAAGAAAATAATATTTGAAGGCGCCCAAGGCACATTTTTAGATATCGACCACGGAACTTACCCTTTTGTTACTTCAAGTAATACTGTAGCATCGCAAGCAATAACAGGCTCAGGATTAGCCTCCAATGCTTACATTATTGGTGTGGCAAAAGCTTATACAACAAGAGTGGGTAATGGTCCATTCCCTACTGAGCAAAAGAACGAAGTGGGGGACAGCTTATTTACTATAGGCAAAGAACTTGGAACAGTGAGCAATAGAAGAAGGCGCTGCGGATGGTTTGACGCAGTTTTAGTGCGCCAGGCCGTACAACTATCTGGAGTTTCAAGCATTGTATTAACCAAATTAGATGTGCTTGATTCTTTTGATACAATTAAAATATGCACTGATTACAAGTACAGTGGAAAAATGTATGATTATTTACCCGCATCACATTCAATACAAGAGGAATTAGAGCCAATATATGAAGAATTTCCTGGCTGGAAGGAAAACACTCAAGGTAAAAGGTCGATTGAAGCATTGCCTATTAATTTAATAAAATATATAGACAGGTTAGAAAAATTAATAGGTGTACCAATTCATCTAATCTCAACTAGTCCAAAGAGAGAGGATGTTATTAAGCTTAAAGATTTCTGA
- a CDS encoding ClpXP protease specificity-enhancing factor SspB: MEQTDYKKLLNSVKFQVIKKTLDVISGNGFTPHLEILFFTYFNGVIMPDRLKKSYPTQMLIILQHQFYDLKVSEDKFSVSLSFQGKQERITIPFFAISEFRDKISGDVLIFDKISIDSDKEYKSEKCTEKLSNGSIISIDQLRDK; encoded by the coding sequence ATGGAGCAAACAGATTACAAAAAATTGCTTAATTCTGTTAAGTTTCAAGTTATCAAAAAAACTTTAGATGTTATATCAGGTAATGGTTTTACCCCTCACTTAGAAATATTATTTTTCACGTATTTTAATGGTGTGATCATGCCAGATCGTTTGAAAAAGTCATACCCTACTCAAATGCTTATCATATTACAGCATCAATTCTATGATTTAAAAGTTTCTGAGGATAAATTTAGCGTCAGTTTGAGTTTTCAAGGAAAACAAGAGCGAATTACTATACCGTTTTTTGCTATTAGTGAGTTTCGTGATAAAATTTCAGGAGATGTTTTAATATTTGACAAAATCAGTATCGATTCTGATAAAGAATACAAAAGTGAAAAATGTACTGAAAAATTATCAAACGGTAGTATTATATCCATAGATCAACTGCGTGATAAATAG
- a CDS encoding Maf family nucleotide pyrophosphatase, whose protein sequence is MTERSLNNLILASSSKRRIALLKQINIEPGLILPADIDEAPLKKELPKDYSIRMAKSKAEKIQSLNPNYFVLGVDTVVACGRRILLKAENVEQAEKCIRLLSGRRHRVYTSVCLLTPDQSKQHIRTVVTIVKFKRLSEQEIKYYLASEEWKNRAGGCNIQGLAGMFVLFLRGSYSSVIGLPLHETYCLLSNYFNLNWECSKKYARQVKGK, encoded by the coding sequence GTGACAGAACGATCTCTAAATAATCTTATTCTTGCTTCATCATCGAAAAGGCGTATAGCTTTACTAAAACAAATAAATATTGAGCCAGGTTTAATTTTGCCAGCAGACATAGATGAAGCCCCTTTAAAAAAGGAACTTCCGAAGGATTACTCAATCCGTATGGCAAAAAGCAAAGCTGAGAAAATACAAAGTTTAAATCCAAATTATTTTGTGCTTGGTGTTGATACAGTTGTTGCTTGTGGTAGAAGAATATTGCTCAAAGCTGAAAACGTTGAGCAAGCAGAAAAATGCATCCGCTTGTTATCAGGAAGAAGGCATAGAGTATACACCAGTGTGTGTCTATTAACTCCCGATCAATCTAAACAACATATTAGAACTGTGGTTACAATAGTGAAATTTAAACGTCTCAGTGAACAAGAAATTAAGTATTATTTAGCATCAGAAGAGTGGAAAAATAGGGCAGGGGGATGCAATATACAAGGCCTTGCTGGAATGTTCGTATTGTTCTTACGCGGCTCCTACTCTTCCGTTATAGGGTTACCATTACATGAAACCTATTGTTTGCTAAGCAATTATTTTAACCTCAATTGGGAATGTTCAAAAAAGTATGCGCGTCAAGTTAAGGGAAAATGA
- the pstB gene encoding phosphate ABC transporter ATP-binding protein PstB has protein sequence MSNTRASVKDLNLWYGSKQVLFDINLDIYKKKVTTFIGPSGCGKSTFLRCFNRMNDYVPGCKTVGELDIDGLGDIYSRDMDVVLLRAKVGMVFQKPNPFPKSIYDNVAYGPKLHGMAKDKQKLNEMVENSLTKVGLWKELKDRLQDSALNLSGGQQQRLCIARAIAVKPTILLMDEPCSALDPMATNAIENLIQELKLRFTIIMVTHSMKQAKKLSDSVIFFHNGRIVESGSTQEIFENAQSPLTKEYILDH, from the coding sequence ATGAGCAATACACGTGCCTCTGTTAAAGATTTAAATCTCTGGTACGGCTCTAAGCAAGTTTTATTCGATATAAATTTGGATATTTATAAGAAAAAAGTTACTACTTTTATCGGACCATCCGGGTGCGGTAAATCGACATTTTTGCGTTGTTTTAATCGTATGAATGACTATGTACCAGGTTGCAAAACTGTTGGTGAATTAGATATCGATGGGCTGGGTGATATATATTCACGCGATATGGATGTTGTGCTACTTAGAGCAAAAGTTGGCATGGTATTTCAAAAGCCCAATCCTTTTCCAAAATCAATATATGACAATGTTGCTTATGGACCAAAACTGCATGGTATGGCGAAGGATAAGCAAAAATTGAATGAGATGGTGGAAAATAGTTTAACTAAAGTTGGCTTATGGAAAGAATTAAAAGACAGATTGCAAGATAGCGCACTCAATTTATCCGGTGGCCAACAACAGAGGCTATGCATCGCTCGCGCAATTGCAGTGAAGCCAACTATTTTATTAATGGATGAACCGTGCTCTGCTCTTGATCCGATGGCAACCAATGCAATCGAAAATCTTATACAAGAGCTGAAATTAAGATTTACTATAATTATGGTGACTCATTCAATGAAGCAAGCTAAAAAGTTATCTGATAGTGTAATTTTCTTTCATAATGGCAGAATTGTTGAGTCTGGAAGCACTCAAGAAATATTCGAAAATGCCCAATCTCCCTTAACAAAAGAGTATATCCTGGATCATTAA